AAAAAAATTACTACTGAAATTAATGATCTTTCGCCCCCATTTTTTGGGGACAAAGAATGGCCGGGAAAGAATCGAGATACTTTCTTAAGTCCCAGCGTCGAGTTTTGACGACTCGATCACAGAATTGATAATAGTATATAAgtacttaagagcccttcaacatgcacactagcgccacagctacataatcgtgattatttaaattttctcaaaaatggacggcaaagtcgactttgccgtctaaaaaaatggtcgcgaagcgcgtagtttatggtcagacaaaaattaaaaagttaaaaccattgcagtctcgattttgggactgcaatgttgcatacaaattccattatttgtcgagttccaaactttttaaaagttgaaattaccatatcaaatgaaggcacaggcccattaaacagccaaacagatgaatagtaccgcgactatttagatgtctcaaataggttggcgtatgtttggcagaaaaatatacttctatttttttattaaaaaatttaaaaaggcggcaagggtttttttctgtctaaatatatatgtaagaacgttgcttttgtaaaatatttctatgatatttatatttcttgcaccatttttgagaaaatcactatatatgactcggctggaaggctacttgctggcttcggattcaattaaacggactcccaaggtcgtccgtttaaaacgaatcctcagcctgcaagtagctacttccgagcctcgacaataatgtactaccacagaataaataatagtactatcgtacagaaaggaagcttcctacaaaaccgaagtttgacagcggttcagggtcaaatcttgctatccctttctaatatatggcactatccctttcggctatttagggttgtcaaaattcaagtgattatcttatctgtggtcgtgcacgcaaaaggaagttaagtggtgccaaccctaataattgctcggagcaatgctgagccgagcggagccgagtttggccgatctcaggagtttcgcacccctggtactACTAACGAAAGAAATTGAAAAaggggggccgctacgtactgtattgtgtatttaagtaccttttgaatacatcagactagtttttatgttgctggattcgtcaatctatgcgtccaaagttaaaacggccgtttttgttttgagttcctagatcgacgaaaccagcaacacaaaaactagtttgatgtattcaaaaggtacttaaatacacaacacagtacgtagcggcccccttttttcaatatctttcgttaaatttaaataaccacgattatttagctgtggcgctagtgcgcatgttgaagggctcttaagtacaaattattttttaggtACTGGTCTAACAAAACCGATGTTTGACAGCGTAAGGAATAACCCGTTCTGTTTCTATTTAACTGTGCCATTAGCTCAACCAAGATGGAACAAGTCGGAAGCGTTGTTTACTCCGATAGAAACTCtagcgggcgcagcatggttccatttttatcgcctgtcactatgcccgtcacttacgaacttgttagaacgtgacaggcatagtgatgagcgataaaaatgcgaccgtgagGCTTAGCTCACAATTTTATAGTTGAAATGCAGATGTACGGATTGTACGGTCAAAGGGCGAAGTCGCGCAGAAAACAAAAACCTTCAGTAAGTACCTCGGAGGTGTCGCTAGTAGTATGTGAGATGGGTGCGGTGGGAGCGCTCTGGCTGGAGATGCGCTGCTCCCAGTAGCTGCGGTCCAGGTAACGAGACAGTTCAGGGTTCGACTGGTTCGCGTGCTCTGGGGACGCGCTCACGGATGACGGGGTTGGCGATACtgtgaataaaacaataaaatttatattaatggTCAAGTTATCAATATCAAACTAATTATTCCAATCTTAGCCACAAGGTGACAGACCTTATGCTACTATATTTGTACTGTGATTTCACATTCACGGGTAGGTATGTCAAAGTACGTATAGGTAAAAGTTTCATGTGTAAACTGTaaataattgattttaattattGCTTTGTTTGTTTCTCCtgtacctatagtctgtatatttaggtatttaaagagTAAActaaatctaccctcaaatggcttcttaagccagttgagggtagatgaaaacattacatgatgaatgtaggttaaagtcagctgggtcgttcagtgacagatcctatttggttggttaaacaataaatgttataactacttacccgaaaatcaataaaatttgtttaaaacttttatttaagtaggcaCCTAAAGGTACAGagtatatacaccgtgtttttttttatttccgttaatttcaagggtgcattcctgagcttaaattaagtaactttctcaaagacaccgatgttctaattaactccattttggagataatcaataatttatttttttcctataaggcctctacaagcgtgtacaattgccttagggctggtttacatattggttagtgttaagaatgagttcgtacatttgctactaaacttaagtacaatctcggtcgatcgatgttcgaaatgacattgatatgtcacagatttcaattgtttggttgagttaaatgtaatgcccgtgttacaacaacgctatatgctacatttaattactttttaaacttaattttttctttaaaaaaagcaaaaaaatttttaaattaactatgccaattagttcacataaacgttcttaaccataccccgaagttaacggaattcaataaaaacacggtgtataggtaATATGTTGCTACACTTTAGTAGGGTACAGTACATGATTGGAGTTACCTACTTATGTAATTCTAAGAACATCAACACCATGTTGAAGTTtttgtcgctattggcgacatgtttcggttgaaaaccgttgtcgtctaaacagtttaaaatatgacTCACAAAAGTTTAATTTCGATCAACACCATGGTTGCagcaaataaataatgtaagatttatgaaataaagaatgtcctgaagaaaggccaggtcaagagcaccctaaaccggcgatcgtgtatgaggaatgttatgaaagtgaaggaagcgaaagaggtatgtcaggatcgtagcatgtggaaatccgtggtctctgcctacccctccgggaaataggcgtgattatatgtatgcatGTATGTATGAAATAAATAGTTACCAGTAGGGTGCGTCACAGGGTCGGGCGCGATGTGCGAGCGGGAGCGCGTGCGTTCCTTCTCTTTCTGCTCGGCCTCGGATTGGCTGAGCGCAAGCGCCAATtgtaattcttcttcttcttgcaGGTCCTGCTCCGATTTTCCGGGACGTTTCTGCGTTCAAATTGAATTGTAATAACCTGATTACTAATTAGCGTAGGACAAATTGTATTGAATACAATTACCAGCGGCAGCGGTGTCGGTGTCgcgtttttatcgcctgtcgtGTCATTCGTCACTtacgcacttacatacttgttagaacgtgacaggcgataaaaacgcgaccattTTACTGTCGTTGTAATTTTGTTGCTTGCACAGTTTCATTTTTAGGATTACTGAAAATGTGTTATTCCATTGCCTCGTTTAAGTATAAGCGGGATCAATTCAATTTCATTTAAACCTTTAACTCTTAAATTCAGCAATcccaaataaattatgttttgattGTACATGTACAGTGCAAAATTTTAGCGCTTTTTAGTACGATTTATCGCCCACACACgcgccaatagaatttcaactttattagCATTCCAATTTAAGGTTCAACTCTAGTTCAACTCGAAATCTTTCAACTTTTGGGATATGtgacttgtcttcaaatgaatcatcaaagctggattgattggaatatatttggattttttgggaaaacctTGTACATACATTGGTGCGGCTTGGAAAAGggttaacacgttcactgtccgtGCCCCGTATATGGGTCACGGcaagcctctattacaaagccgtAAGGTTAACAATTCAGaatgggacagtgaacgtgttaaagaacAGTGGATTAATGTGTAAAGAAAACAACAATAATaagttataaaacttttaataaaGGAGTTAAAGTTAACTTACACAATTACTAAACCAATAATcgttattatgtatgtaatgaCATATAAATGGAAAACATTATTACAACATTTTAAACTACacaatacaaactatctctaaactaaaactACTCAAAATCAATGAAAATgtcatataataaaatttatgtagAAATTACTAATGACTTGACAAACATTAACATTATTGTCAATCAGTCCACAATCTAAaatcattaataataaaatgtctATACGTATAACTAGAATGACCACAATATGTTCAATTTCTAAGCATTCCTTCCTTCGGGCAAAAGTGCATCCACCTTTGGTAAAACCACCTAACTGTCCAAAATCTCCTATGGTCCAAACATAACTTGGAATCTTGGTTTACTTGTGActattatttgaaatacttagtTCTGAGGCAACATAGTTTCATGAATGGCGGAAAGTGTTTAGAAAGTACTAAAAATAACATTGgtaatggtacttaattaaATGTTGAACTTGGTATTTTATGGTACCATATTTTATACCTTTACCAGCTTAAAGGAATTTGaagtttcttaaaaaaaaatgtttcactaTCTTCCATAGTATCGGCACCACTTTCCTCACTATCTTTTATTTTACCATCTTTCCCACCATTAGTCTTTAAATCGTATCTCTCATGCATTTCATTTTACTTTTCCCCGCTTTGTCAATGATTATGGAGTTGTCAGAGCTAGAGTCGAGGACCATGCCTTTTTTTGACTCTGCAGATGACAGGAGAGTCTTGTCGTGTTGAGAGATTTCGGGTGGTGGGCGTTTGGGTAGCAGTTCTGGGGAGACTTCTTCATCATCACTGCTCCTTGTGGCATTTTTGGGAGCTTGAGGGGCATCTTTTTCATCTTCTGATCCATCGTAAACAAGAGCTTACCCCGAATCAGGTACAACTGTGGGGTTATTTTGCATGGCAGTTTTTATAGGAGTTTTTGGCATCAAGTACTCGAGAACACGTTCATTGATAATGTCAGTATCTGAATCACTTTCTACTTCAACTCTGTACTTATCTTCGTATTCAAAAAATGAATTATCCATTTTTGTGACCCCAATTAGGATaacaatgttattttatttcatatactAATCCAAATCTCCATTCCAAAATATTATTGTGTAATGAAATTACTTCTAAGTCTCCGCAGAAGCACAATCATGGAACATTACCAACATATCAGAGGGCCTACACTTCATTTGGCTCCAGATTCAAATTATATACCAACATTATAAAAAGGAAAGTAATGCATAATTGTGACAATTATGATTGTATACAATCTCCAAGTTGACTGACAATAAAATGTTTCTATACAATAGATTAATTTCATATACAACCCTACCTACTAAGATTGTAAGAGGGATAAACGCTTTAAAACAATGTGATCATTCTAGTATGCTGGCCTATTAATGTTGCTTCAATCTCCTAACAAATTTAGGAGTTTCTGGCACAGTGAGTGGAGCCACAGATCTTTCCGGAACAAATGGGTTGTGAACAACAGGAACTGGTTTTGGGTGGTGCACCAATTTAGCCCTCAGTTCAGCATTAGCTCGCTCCTCCGCCTCTTGTATCTCCTTCTCTCTCTGTTGTCTAAGCCTCTCTTGTTCCTCCTCCTTGTTTTTCATAATCTTATCAAATCTCTCCCTGTCCACTGCTCTCTTTTCTGTTGTTAGCTGAAACGGAGCAGGTTTTACAAGTTGCACTGGCTTTAGTACAGGTTTGAAAGGTTCTTTGTACAATACAACAGGAGGTTTGGCTTCAAATTTGATGCGGTTCTCTTTATTTTCCGAGGATGCTGAAGACGAACCACATTTGACTGTAGTGACTTGCATTCGCTTCTTTACAGCTCCTGGCAACGGTTGTGCTTTAAATTGACATGCTTGTTTGCGCTCTTCTTCAAGTTGTTTTCTAATTTTCTCTTCGCGACGGCGCTTGATTTCTTCATCTCTTTTCTCAAATGAAAATGGCTCTACTAATACGGGTCCAAGACGGGCTGGCTTTTCAACTGGCTTGGGTGGTTTAGGTGCAGAGTTGTGTGTCTGCGGAGGTGGTTTGTAGTGGAACTTCGGagtgacaggtatggtgacagGAATAGCCTGCTTAGGACACACCTGTGGTTTCTCAAGTATGTGTTTGGGTGCAGGACGCGCTTTGAATACAGGAACATGTACAGGTGATTGAGCTAATTTTTTATTCACTTCGGTCAAGTGGAATGGTTCAGGAACCGTTGGAGTTTTCTTTGGCACCTCAGGAAGATTTCTACACCCTTCAATCACTGATTTCGGAATTGGATTAGCTTTAATcttgaactttttgatttctTCTGCTTCCAtctcttctttttctttttgagaCATAACGTGAAGAGGTCGGGAGCGTGCCTTACATCTCAACATAGGTGACTGAGGAATAGTGAGCTCTGACGGCCCTGGAGCTACACTAGGACGGAATGCTTGAGGTCGACTAGAATGGAAGCGATTTGGCGTATCTCTCTGATAATGATAAACTGCTTCAGCCATTGATACAAATTTCGTTTTTGACAGCTCGCCTGTTCCTGTGACTCTACGGTGCCTGTGGTCTGCATGTTCATGATATCCTAGTTTTATTAGGTCCGAAGTAAGTGAACTTATATCGTTCATAGACATAGATTTCCTCATTCCTCCATATTCGAGTTTAATTGAATCATCCAAATTGTTGTGATCGCCGAAGTCTTCCTCAATTGGAGTAACTAGCTCGTCCTTTATGTGTAATTTGCCGGTTGGCGTAAAGTATGTATCACCACGATAACTTGTCACGTAATTTTTAGACATTTTTAATAAACTACACTCCAAAAAACAGTTTGTCAACGCTTAACAAAATACTATCATCAAAATATTGTCCGTACGTCGTTAAAATTCAAAAGATTTGTTGAAAGAAGAAGCTAATTTTCTTTTCAGTTCAAAAGTCTACCTTGGATTCGAACCAATTGGCCAATACAGTGTTGCCATACCAAAGTAAAAACCGGTAAATCCGCAGTGATGTGCCAACGCTGTTTCAGTTGTTATGTTGTAGCATATC
The sequence above is a segment of the Cydia fagiglandana chromosome 9, ilCydFagi1.1, whole genome shotgun sequence genome. Coding sequences within it:
- the LOC134667162 gene encoding targeting protein for Xklp2-like encodes the protein MSKNYVTSYRGDTYFTPTGKLHIKDELVTPIEEDFGDHNNLDDSIKLEYGGMRKSMSMNDISSLTSDLIKLGYHEHADHRHRRVTGTGELSKTKFVSMAEAVYHYQRDTPNRFHSSRPQAFRPSVAPGPSELTIPQSPMLRCKARSRPLHVMSQKEKEEMEAEEIKKFKIKANPIPKSVIEGCRNLPEVPKKTPTVPEPFHLTEVNKKLAQSPVHVPVFKARPAPKHILEKPQVCPKQAIPVTIPVTPKFHYKPPPQTHNSAPKPPKPVEKPARLGPVLVEPFSFEKRDEEIKRRREEKIRKQLEEERKQACQFKAQPLPGAVKKRMQVTTVKCGSSSASSENKENRIKFEAKPPVVLYKEPFKPVLKPVQLVKPAPFQLTTEKRAVDRERFDKIMKNKEEEQERLRQQREKEIQEAEERANAELRAKLVHHPKPVPVVHNPFVPERSVAPLTVPETPKFVRRLKQH